In the genome of Magnolia sinica isolate HGM2019 chromosome 2, MsV1, whole genome shotgun sequence, one region contains:
- the LOC131230419 gene encoding CLAVATA3/ESR (CLE)-related protein 12-like, whose amino-acid sequence MRISHLIGFLLWVSLLFFLIHGWGHVRSSNTNLIHPSLIKINRKALMSEFDFSSFNPQHRPYTPVEPDPPSEEIDPRYGVQKRLVPTGPNPLHH is encoded by the coding sequence ATGAGAATCTCACATCTAATAGGATTTCTCTTATGggtctctctccttttcttcttgatTCATGGGTGGGGCCATGTGAGGTCTAGTAACACTAATCTCATCCATCCTAGCTTGATAAAGATCAATCGAAAGGCGTTGATGAGCGAGTTCGATTTCTCATCGTTCAATCCTCAGCATCGACCATACACGCCGGTTGAGCCGGATCCCCCCAGCGAGGAGATCGATCCAAGGTATGGAGTTCAAAAGCGATTAGTCCCGACGGGCCCGAACCCACTGCACCATTGA